One window of Amyelois transitella isolate CPQ chromosome 7, ilAmyTran1.1, whole genome shotgun sequence genomic DNA carries:
- the LOC106130204 gene encoding protein deadpan isoform X4, with the protein MNLLLTSSTPQLSIDKVLLPFKIYNSNDGFGRVADQLNFAAPSEDEAEYPPGAYLKKGKQDPMSHRIIEKRRRDRMNNCLADLSRLIPPEYLKKGRGRVEKTEIIEMAIRHLKYLQERANAGERQVGAEHFRAGYHEATAEAVRFLVEVQGYGPGDGLCVQMASHLQRHCEGVTKAGELPAREKPRSHPGSSSETASSSSSSHGYAVKHGVIAQAPPPAPPTYPPDPYDSERQHEQFPMECDRVAPAPAADGEAMTEDEPLPLDGRRKREPTLRTVRKPEHSEDYLHSYKFKNSIERRFSRSQDNEAAENGTRPTPHGKVYNKRRRAAKLTPSTSTSGSTEETRDTSPQDTSSESPHHHNSYEKPPPPTQYVPVFALNSLGKYYVPLSVDYACLSRHLGPYDVLDARAVHLAAPLHPVTIHVNFQPCLNYHVKREPNDRDWRAV; encoded by the exons ATGAATCTGTTGCTAACTTCTTCAACTCCTCAGTTGTCAATAGACAAAGTTCTACTTCCTTTTAAAAT CTACAACTCTAACGACGGGTTTGGCAGAGTCGCAGACCAGCTTAACTTCGCTGCGCCATCGGAGGACGAGGCCGAGTACCCGCCAGGCGCCTATCTCAAGAAGGGGAAG CAAGATCCCATGTCACATCGAATCATTGAGAAACGGCGGCGGGACCGCATGAACAACTGTCTAGCTGATCTCTCGCGGCTCATACCGCCCGAGTACCTGAAGAAAGGTCGCGGAAGAGTCGAGAAGACCGAGATCATCGAGATGGCCATCCGACATCTCAAGTACCTGCAGGAGAGAGCCAATG CTGGTGAGAGGCAGGTGGGCGCGGAACACTTCAGAGCGGGCTACCACGAGGCCACGGCGGAGGCGGTGAGGTTCCTCGTCGAAGTGCAAGGCTACGGACCAGGCGACGGACTCTGCGTGCAGATGGCCTCGCACTTGCAGAGGCATTGCGAAGGTGTTACCAAAG CAGGAGAGCTGCCGGCGCGCGAGAAGCCACGGTCGCACCCTGGGTCCTCATCAGAGACGGCGAGTTCCTCTAGCAGTTCTCACGGCTACGCGGTGAAGCATGGAGTAATTGCTCAAGCCCCACCCCCCGCGCCACCCACATACCCCCCGGACCCATATGACTCGGAGCGGCAACATGAACAGTTCCCTATGGAATGCGACAGAG TTGCGCCGGCCCCGGCGGCGGATGGGGAAGCGATGACTGAAGATGAGCCTTTACCCCTGGACGGCCGCCGCAAACGCGAACCCACGCTCCGAACCGTGAGGAAACCGGAGCATAGCGAGGATTACCTGCATTCGTACAAGTTCAAGAACTCCATTGAAAGGCGGTTTTCGAGGTCACAGGATAACGAA GCGGCAGAAAATGGCACCCGACCGACGCCGCACGGCAAAGTGTACAACAAGCGACGGCGCGCCGCCAAGCTGACTCCTTCAACGTCCACCTCGGGCTCCACAGAAGAAACTAGAGACACCTCGCCACAG GACACTTCAAGCGAGTCGCCACACCATCATAACAGCTACGAGAAGCCTCCTCCGCCAACACAGTATGTTCCTGTGTTCGCTTTGAACTCCTTAG GAAAATACTACGTCCCTCTAAGTGTGGACTACGCTTGCTTGTCGCGACACCTGGGCCCATACGACGTTCTGGACGCGAGGGCAGTTCACCTCGCGGCGCCGCTTCACCCCGTCACGATACACGTCAACTTCCAGCCCTGTCTCAACTATCACGTGAAACGAGAACCTAACGATCGAGACTGGCGGGCTGTATAA
- the LOC106130204 gene encoding uncharacterized protein LOC106130204 isoform X1: MNLLLTSSTPQLSIDKVLLPFKIYNSNDGFGRVADQLNFAAPSEDEAEYPPGAYLKKGKQDPMSHRIIEKRRRDRMNNCLADLSRLIPPEYLKKGRGRVEKTEIIEMAIRHLKYLQERANAGERQVGAEHFRAGYHEATAEAVRFLVEVQGYGPGDGLCVQMASHLQRHCEGVTKAGELPAREKPRSHPGSSSETASSSSSSHGYAVKHGVIAQAPPPAPPTYPPDPYDSERQHEQFPMECDRAVKSPFFPPVAPAPAADGEAMTEDEPLPLDGRRKREPTLRTVRKPEHSEDYLHSYKFKNSIERRFSRSQDNEAAENGTRPTPHGKVYNKRRRAAKLTPSTSTSGSTEETRDTSPQDTSSESPHHHNSYEKPPPPTQYVPVFALNSLGKYYVPLSVDYACLSRHLGPYDVLDARAVHLAAPLHPVTIHVNFQPCLNYHVKREPNDRDWRAV, encoded by the exons ATGAATCTGTTGCTAACTTCTTCAACTCCTCAGTTGTCAATAGACAAAGTTCTACTTCCTTTTAAAAT CTACAACTCTAACGACGGGTTTGGCAGAGTCGCAGACCAGCTTAACTTCGCTGCGCCATCGGAGGACGAGGCCGAGTACCCGCCAGGCGCCTATCTCAAGAAGGGGAAG CAAGATCCCATGTCACATCGAATCATTGAGAAACGGCGGCGGGACCGCATGAACAACTGTCTAGCTGATCTCTCGCGGCTCATACCGCCCGAGTACCTGAAGAAAGGTCGCGGAAGAGTCGAGAAGACCGAGATCATCGAGATGGCCATCCGACATCTCAAGTACCTGCAGGAGAGAGCCAATG CTGGTGAGAGGCAGGTGGGCGCGGAACACTTCAGAGCGGGCTACCACGAGGCCACGGCGGAGGCGGTGAGGTTCCTCGTCGAAGTGCAAGGCTACGGACCAGGCGACGGACTCTGCGTGCAGATGGCCTCGCACTTGCAGAGGCATTGCGAAGGTGTTACCAAAG CAGGAGAGCTGCCGGCGCGCGAGAAGCCACGGTCGCACCCTGGGTCCTCATCAGAGACGGCGAGTTCCTCTAGCAGTTCTCACGGCTACGCGGTGAAGCATGGAGTAATTGCTCAAGCCCCACCCCCCGCGCCACCCACATACCCCCCGGACCCATATGACTCGGAGCGGCAACATGAACAGTTCCCTATGGAATGCGACAGAG CTGTTAAAAGTCCATTTTTCCCGCCAGTTGCGCCGGCCCCGGCGGCGGATGGGGAAGCGATGACTGAAGATGAGCCTTTACCCCTGGACGGCCGCCGCAAACGCGAACCCACGCTCCGAACCGTGAGGAAACCGGAGCATAGCGAGGATTACCTGCATTCGTACAAGTTCAAGAACTCCATTGAAAGGCGGTTTTCGAGGTCACAGGATAACGAA GCGGCAGAAAATGGCACCCGACCGACGCCGCACGGCAAAGTGTACAACAAGCGACGGCGCGCCGCCAAGCTGACTCCTTCAACGTCCACCTCGGGCTCCACAGAAGAAACTAGAGACACCTCGCCACAG GACACTTCAAGCGAGTCGCCACACCATCATAACAGCTACGAGAAGCCTCCTCCGCCAACACAGTATGTTCCTGTGTTCGCTTTGAACTCCTTAG GAAAATACTACGTCCCTCTAAGTGTGGACTACGCTTGCTTGTCGCGACACCTGGGCCCATACGACGTTCTGGACGCGAGGGCAGTTCACCTCGCGGCGCCGCTTCACCCCGTCACGATACACGTCAACTTCCAGCCCTGTCTCAACTATCACGTGAAACGAGAACCTAACGATCGAGACTGGCGGGCTGTATAA
- the LOC106130204 gene encoding transcription factor cwo isoform X2, producing the protein MNLLLTSSTPQLSIDKVLLPFKIYNSNDGFGRVADQLNFAAPSEDEAEYPPGAYLKKGKQDPMSHRIIEKRRRDRMNNCLADLSRLIPPEYLKKGRGRVEKTEIIEMAIRHLKYLQERANAGERQVGAEHFRAGYHEATAEAVRFLVEVQGYGPGDGLCVQMASHLQRHCEGVTKGELPAREKPRSHPGSSSETASSSSSSHGYAVKHGVIAQAPPPAPPTYPPDPYDSERQHEQFPMECDRAVKSPFFPPVAPAPAADGEAMTEDEPLPLDGRRKREPTLRTVRKPEHSEDYLHSYKFKNSIERRFSRSQDNEAAENGTRPTPHGKVYNKRRRAAKLTPSTSTSGSTEETRDTSPQDTSSESPHHHNSYEKPPPPTQYVPVFALNSLGKYYVPLSVDYACLSRHLGPYDVLDARAVHLAAPLHPVTIHVNFQPCLNYHVKREPNDRDWRAV; encoded by the exons ATGAATCTGTTGCTAACTTCTTCAACTCCTCAGTTGTCAATAGACAAAGTTCTACTTCCTTTTAAAAT CTACAACTCTAACGACGGGTTTGGCAGAGTCGCAGACCAGCTTAACTTCGCTGCGCCATCGGAGGACGAGGCCGAGTACCCGCCAGGCGCCTATCTCAAGAAGGGGAAG CAAGATCCCATGTCACATCGAATCATTGAGAAACGGCGGCGGGACCGCATGAACAACTGTCTAGCTGATCTCTCGCGGCTCATACCGCCCGAGTACCTGAAGAAAGGTCGCGGAAGAGTCGAGAAGACCGAGATCATCGAGATGGCCATCCGACATCTCAAGTACCTGCAGGAGAGAGCCAATG CTGGTGAGAGGCAGGTGGGCGCGGAACACTTCAGAGCGGGCTACCACGAGGCCACGGCGGAGGCGGTGAGGTTCCTCGTCGAAGTGCAAGGCTACGGACCAGGCGACGGACTCTGCGTGCAGATGGCCTCGCACTTGCAGAGGCATTGCGAAGGTGTTACCAAAG GAGAGCTGCCGGCGCGCGAGAAGCCACGGTCGCACCCTGGGTCCTCATCAGAGACGGCGAGTTCCTCTAGCAGTTCTCACGGCTACGCGGTGAAGCATGGAGTAATTGCTCAAGCCCCACCCCCCGCGCCACCCACATACCCCCCGGACCCATATGACTCGGAGCGGCAACATGAACAGTTCCCTATGGAATGCGACAGAG CTGTTAAAAGTCCATTTTTCCCGCCAGTTGCGCCGGCCCCGGCGGCGGATGGGGAAGCGATGACTGAAGATGAGCCTTTACCCCTGGACGGCCGCCGCAAACGCGAACCCACGCTCCGAACCGTGAGGAAACCGGAGCATAGCGAGGATTACCTGCATTCGTACAAGTTCAAGAACTCCATTGAAAGGCGGTTTTCGAGGTCACAGGATAACGAA GCGGCAGAAAATGGCACCCGACCGACGCCGCACGGCAAAGTGTACAACAAGCGACGGCGCGCCGCCAAGCTGACTCCTTCAACGTCCACCTCGGGCTCCACAGAAGAAACTAGAGACACCTCGCCACAG GACACTTCAAGCGAGTCGCCACACCATCATAACAGCTACGAGAAGCCTCCTCCGCCAACACAGTATGTTCCTGTGTTCGCTTTGAACTCCTTAG GAAAATACTACGTCCCTCTAAGTGTGGACTACGCTTGCTTGTCGCGACACCTGGGCCCATACGACGTTCTGGACGCGAGGGCAGTTCACCTCGCGGCGCCGCTTCACCCCGTCACGATACACGTCAACTTCCAGCCCTGTCTCAACTATCACGTGAAACGAGAACCTAACGATCGAGACTGGCGGGCTGTATAA
- the LOC106130204 gene encoding transcription factor cwo isoform X5: protein MNLLLTSSTPQLSIDKVLLPFKIYNSNDGFGRVADQLNFAAPSEDEAEYPPGAYLKKGKQDPMSHRIIEKRRRDRMNNCLADLSRLIPPEYLKKGRGRVEKTEIIEMAIRHLKYLQERANAGERQVGAEHFRAGYHEATAEAVRFLVEVQGYGPGDGLCVQMASHLQRHCEGVTKGELPAREKPRSHPGSSSETASSSSSSHGYAVKHGVIAQAPPPAPPTYPPDPYDSERQHEQFPMECDRVAPAPAADGEAMTEDEPLPLDGRRKREPTLRTVRKPEHSEDYLHSYKFKNSIERRFSRSQDNEAAENGTRPTPHGKVYNKRRRAAKLTPSTSTSGSTEETRDTSPQDTSSESPHHHNSYEKPPPPTQYVPVFALNSLGKYYVPLSVDYACLSRHLGPYDVLDARAVHLAAPLHPVTIHVNFQPCLNYHVKREPNDRDWRAV, encoded by the exons ATGAATCTGTTGCTAACTTCTTCAACTCCTCAGTTGTCAATAGACAAAGTTCTACTTCCTTTTAAAAT CTACAACTCTAACGACGGGTTTGGCAGAGTCGCAGACCAGCTTAACTTCGCTGCGCCATCGGAGGACGAGGCCGAGTACCCGCCAGGCGCCTATCTCAAGAAGGGGAAG CAAGATCCCATGTCACATCGAATCATTGAGAAACGGCGGCGGGACCGCATGAACAACTGTCTAGCTGATCTCTCGCGGCTCATACCGCCCGAGTACCTGAAGAAAGGTCGCGGAAGAGTCGAGAAGACCGAGATCATCGAGATGGCCATCCGACATCTCAAGTACCTGCAGGAGAGAGCCAATG CTGGTGAGAGGCAGGTGGGCGCGGAACACTTCAGAGCGGGCTACCACGAGGCCACGGCGGAGGCGGTGAGGTTCCTCGTCGAAGTGCAAGGCTACGGACCAGGCGACGGACTCTGCGTGCAGATGGCCTCGCACTTGCAGAGGCATTGCGAAGGTGTTACCAAAG GAGAGCTGCCGGCGCGCGAGAAGCCACGGTCGCACCCTGGGTCCTCATCAGAGACGGCGAGTTCCTCTAGCAGTTCTCACGGCTACGCGGTGAAGCATGGAGTAATTGCTCAAGCCCCACCCCCCGCGCCACCCACATACCCCCCGGACCCATATGACTCGGAGCGGCAACATGAACAGTTCCCTATGGAATGCGACAGAG TTGCGCCGGCCCCGGCGGCGGATGGGGAAGCGATGACTGAAGATGAGCCTTTACCCCTGGACGGCCGCCGCAAACGCGAACCCACGCTCCGAACCGTGAGGAAACCGGAGCATAGCGAGGATTACCTGCATTCGTACAAGTTCAAGAACTCCATTGAAAGGCGGTTTTCGAGGTCACAGGATAACGAA GCGGCAGAAAATGGCACCCGACCGACGCCGCACGGCAAAGTGTACAACAAGCGACGGCGCGCCGCCAAGCTGACTCCTTCAACGTCCACCTCGGGCTCCACAGAAGAAACTAGAGACACCTCGCCACAG GACACTTCAAGCGAGTCGCCACACCATCATAACAGCTACGAGAAGCCTCCTCCGCCAACACAGTATGTTCCTGTGTTCGCTTTGAACTCCTTAG GAAAATACTACGTCCCTCTAAGTGTGGACTACGCTTGCTTGTCGCGACACCTGGGCCCATACGACGTTCTGGACGCGAGGGCAGTTCACCTCGCGGCGCCGCTTCACCCCGTCACGATACACGTCAACTTCCAGCCCTGTCTCAACTATCACGTGAAACGAGAACCTAACGATCGAGACTGGCGGGCTGTATAA
- the LOC106130205 gene encoding uncharacterized protein LOC106130205, with product MDMTKKLTKDLIEMYWERKCLWKVNSKEYKKRDMKNKAYHEMVMFLRKNGIKNANAKLVREKIQNLRRAMRKEKKRIDSSGGAYSPTLWYYDLLMFVNDQYEDTTCSPSLTITDSNDIKEINCDVVYSDTDEEKIDEETICENSKSPKSAESHDVTTDDNKDNNFSYNNNNKESKENCVEFEAVGINFTAKLKRMESKQQIFAELLIQKVLARGLLGQLNEMTDIVDKV from the exons ATGGATATGACAAAGAAACTAACCAAAGACCTAATCGAAATGTATTGGGAGCGCAAATGTTTGTGGAAAGTAAATTCAAAGGAGTACAAGAAACGTGACATGAAAAATAAGGCCTACCACGAGATGGTCATGTTCCTTCGTAAGAATGGAATCAAGAATGCCAATGCAAAATTGGTTCGTGAAAAGATTCAAAATTTGAGGCGCGCAATGAGAaaggaaaagaaaagaatagacaGTTCAGGTGGTGCTTACAGCCCGACACTATG GTATTACGATCTGTTAATGTTTGTAAACGACCAGTACGAAGATACCACATGCTCCCCATCATTAACCATCACCGATTcaaatgacataaaagaaataaattgtgaTGTCGTATATTCGGACACAGATGAAGAAAAAATCGACGAGGAAACAATTTGT GAAAATTCCAAAAGTCCTAAATCTGCGGAATCACATGATGTAACAACAGATGATAATAAGGACaataatttttcttacaataataataataaagaaagtaaGGAAAATTGTGTGGAATTCGAAGCTGTAGGGATTAATTTTAcggcaaaattaaaaaggatGGAATCTAAACAGCAGATATTTGCAGAATTGTTAATACAGAAGGTATTAGCTCGTGGACTTCTTGGTCAACTAAACGAGATGACAGACATTGTTGATAaagtgtaa